One genomic segment of Pseudomonas sp. p1(2021b) includes these proteins:
- the hupB gene encoding nucleoid-associated protein HU-beta: MNKSELIDAIAASADIPKAVAGRALDAVIESVTGALKQGDDVVLVGFGTFSVKERAERTGRNPQTGKAIKIAAAKVPGFKAGKGLKDAVN, translated from the coding sequence GTGAACAAGTCGGAACTGATTGACGCTATCGCCGCATCCGCTGACATTCCGAAAGCTGTAGCTGGCCGTGCGCTGGACGCAGTCATCGAATCCGTCACCGGCGCCCTGAAGCAAGGTGATGATGTTGTACTGGTTGGCTTCGGTACCTTCTCGGTCAAGGAGCGCGCTGAGCGCACCGGCCGCAACCCACAAACCGGCAAGGCGATCAAGATCGCTGCCGCCAAGGTTCCAGGTTTCAAGGCTGGCAAGGGCCTGAAAGACGCCGTCAACTAA
- a CDS encoding SurA N-terminal domain-containing protein → MLQNIRDNSQGWIAKTIIGLIVVLMALTGFEAIFQATSHSQDAAKVNDETISQNELSQAVDLQRRQLMQQLGKDVDPALLDDKVLREAALKGLIERKLLLQGAKDAKFSFSEAALDQMILQMPEFQVDGKFNAERFDSVIRQLGYGRMQFREMLTEEMLISQLRAGLVGSSFVTDKQVESFARLEKQTRDFASLTFKADPAAVKVSDEEVKAHYDQHAKEFMTPDQVVIDYIELKKSAFFDQVEVNEDELKDLYEKEVANLAEQRHAAHILIEVNDKVSDDQAKARIEEIQQRLAKGEDFAALAKEFSQDPGSANNGGDLGFAGPGVYDPAFEEALYKLNQDQVSAPVRTEFGYHLIKLLGVQAPEVPTFASLKDKLTRELKTQQVEQRFVEVTKQLEDAAFEASDLAQPAQDLGLKVQTSAAFGREGGEGITANRSVVQAAFSEEVLEEGANSNAIELDPETVVVLRVKEHRKPSQLPLEAVASNIHDHLAKEKAIAELKAKADKLIAGLRDGSVAADAAHEGQAWKVQEAVTRGQDGIDPAELQAVFRLGKPESKDKPVYGSVVLGDGSLVVLQLKGVNEGAAATDEEKAYIRRYLASRAGEQDFAAYRKQLEANADVTRY, encoded by the coding sequence ATGCTGCAGAATATCAGGGACAATTCACAAGGTTGGATTGCCAAGACCATCATCGGCCTTATCGTTGTGCTGATGGCGCTGACCGGCTTCGAGGCCATTTTCCAGGCCACCAGCCATAGCCAGGATGCTGCCAAGGTGAACGACGAGACCATCAGCCAGAACGAGCTGAGCCAGGCCGTCGACTTGCAGCGCCGTCAGCTGATGCAACAGCTGGGCAAGGATGTCGACCCAGCGCTGCTGGACGATAAAGTGCTGCGCGAAGCCGCGCTCAAGGGGTTGATCGAGCGCAAGCTGCTGTTGCAGGGCGCCAAGGATGCCAAATTCTCCTTCTCCGAGGCCGCATTGGATCAAATGATCCTGCAGATGCCGGAGTTCCAGGTTGACGGCAAGTTCAACGCCGAACGCTTCGACTCGGTCATTCGCCAGCTGGGCTATGGCCGGATGCAGTTCCGCGAAATGCTGACCGAGGAAATGCTCATCAGCCAGCTGCGCGCGGGCCTGGTCGGTAGCAGCTTCGTCACCGACAAGCAGGTCGAGTCCTTCGCCCGCCTGGAGAAGCAGACCCGCGACTTCGCCTCGCTGACCTTCAAGGCCGACCCGGCCGCGGTCAAGGTGAGCGACGAGGAGGTCAAGGCGCACTACGACCAGCACGCCAAGGAGTTCATGACGCCGGACCAGGTGGTCATCGACTATATCGAGCTGAAGAAGTCGGCGTTCTTCGACCAGGTCGAGGTCAACGAAGACGAACTCAAGGACCTCTACGAGAAGGAAGTCGCCAACCTGGCCGAGCAGCGCCATGCCGCGCACATCCTGATCGAGGTCAACGATAAGGTCTCCGACGACCAGGCCAAGGCCCGCATCGAAGAGATCCAGCAGCGCCTGGCCAAGGGGGAAGACTTCGCCGCCCTGGCCAAGGAGTTCTCCCAGGACCCGGGGTCGGCCAACAACGGCGGTGACCTTGGTTTCGCAGGCCCCGGTGTCTATGACCCGGCCTTCGAGGAGGCTCTGTACAAGCTGAACCAGGACCAGGTATCGGCACCGGTGCGCACCGAGTTCGGCTACCACCTGATCAAGCTGCTGGGCGTCCAGGCGCCGGAAGTGCCGACTTTCGCCAGCCTGAAGGACAAGCTGACCCGCGAGCTGAAGACCCAGCAGGTCGAACAGCGTTTCGTGGAAGTGACCAAGCAGCTCGAGGATGCCGCCTTCGAAGCCTCCGACCTGGCCCAGCCGGCCCAGGACCTGGGCCTGAAGGTACAGACCTCGGCAGCGTTCGGGCGCGAGGGCGGCGAAGGCATCACCGCCAACCGTTCGGTGGTCCAGGCCGCGTTCAGCGAAGAAGTGCTGGAAGAGGGCGCCAACAGCAACGCCATCGAGCTGGATCCGGAAACCGTGGTCGTGCTGCGGGTCAAGGAGCACCGCAAGCCATCGCAGTTGCCGCTGGAGGCCGTGGCCAGCAACATCCACGACCACCTGGCCAAGGAGAAGGCGATCGCCGAGCTCAAGGCCAAGGCCGACAAGCTGATCGCTGGCCTGCGTGATGGCTCGGTCGCCGCTGATGCGGCCCACGAGGGCCAGGCGTGGAAAGTCCAGGAAGCGGTCACTCGCGGCCAGGACGGTATCGACCCGGCCGAGCTGCAGGCGGTGTTCCGCCTGGGCAAGCCTGAGTCCAAGGACAAGCCGGTGTACGGCAGCGTGGTCCTGGGCGATGGCAGTCTGGTGGTGCTGCAGCTCAAGGGGGTCAACGAAGGCGCTGCGGCCACTGACGAGGAGAAGGCGTACATCCGTCGCTACCTCGCCTCCCGTGCCGGCGAGCAGGACTTCGCCGCCTACCGCAAGCAGCTGGAAGCCAACGCGGACGTCACTCGCTACTGA
- a CDS encoding patatin-like phospholipase family protein — protein sequence MSKRVALVLGSGGARGYAHIGVIEEIERRGYDIACIAGCSMGAVIGGIYAAGKLDEYRGWIESLDYLDVLRLVDVSFRLGAIRGDKVFGQIRKIVGEVNIEQLSIPYTAVAADLTNQQEIWFQEGCLHQAMRASAAIPSLFTPVMQGNRMLVDGGILNPLPIVPVVSSHCDLIIAVNLNATNQKQYQLPVIERPAAFKMRFDALISSLGSRMPFRRKPAEQLIRIEQEIASEGLASHDPWLGESADPESQQPAAAPEREGAPKSATGSFIIDNVGPASLLDLINQSFEVMQTSLAQYKIAGYPPDVLINVPKRVCRFFEFYKAPELIALGREIARDTLDNYEGERR from the coding sequence ATGAGCAAACGCGTGGCATTGGTACTAGGATCGGGCGGTGCCCGGGGGTACGCGCACATCGGCGTGATCGAGGAGATCGAACGACGAGGCTACGACATCGCCTGCATCGCCGGTTGTTCGATGGGCGCGGTGATCGGTGGCATCTACGCAGCCGGCAAGCTTGACGAATACCGCGGCTGGATCGAAAGCCTGGACTACCTGGACGTGCTGCGCCTGGTGGATGTGAGCTTTCGTCTCGGCGCGATCCGCGGCGACAAGGTGTTCGGTCAGATCCGCAAAATCGTCGGCGAGGTGAACATCGAGCAATTATCCATTCCCTACACGGCCGTGGCGGCGGACCTTACCAACCAGCAGGAGATCTGGTTCCAGGAAGGCTGCCTGCACCAGGCCATGCGCGCCTCGGCAGCGATTCCCAGCCTGTTCACGCCGGTGATGCAGGGCAACCGGATGCTGGTCGATGGCGGCATTCTCAACCCATTGCCGATCGTCCCGGTGGTCTCCAGCCACTGCGACCTGATCATCGCAGTGAACCTCAACGCCACCAACCAGAAGCAGTACCAGTTGCCGGTCATCGAGCGCCCGGCAGCGTTCAAGATGCGCTTCGATGCCCTGATCAGTTCGCTGGGTTCGCGCATGCCCTTCCGCCGCAAGCCGGCCGAACAATTGATACGCATCGAGCAGGAGATCGCCTCCGAAGGCCTGGCATCCCATGACCCCTGGCTGGGTGAATCGGCCGACCCGGAAAGCCAGCAACCTGCCGCTGCGCCGGAGCGCGAGGGCGCGCCCAAGTCGGCCACGGGCTCGTTCATCATCGACAACGTCGGACCTGCCTCGTTGCTCGACCTGATCAACCAGAGCTTCGAGGTGATGCAGACGTCCCTGGCCCAATACAAGATCGCAGGCTATCCGCCGGATGTGCTGATCAACGTGCCCAAGCGGGTATGCCGGTTCTTCGAGTTCTACAAGGCGCCGGAGCTGATTGCGCTGGGCCGGGAGATTGCGCGGGATACGCTGGATAACTATGAAGGCGAGCGGCGCTAG
- a CDS encoding CHAD domain-containing protein has translation MAAMLDHVVAQVLAVQVRLLACRERLAADVDSEALHDLRISLRRLRSLLRPLRGLPGVEQLEDAAKALGTLTTPLRDREVLAAHLIGRGHEQAGRQRLQGRAETFASVAASRQLTRVLAIVDNFPLFLRVSDREGLVDELGKRIDKRLRKQWRKLEKALADPAHDRHRLRLLIKRARYGDDAYPQLRHAGKKLQRLLKQAQGDLGDWHDRVQWLLLAREHADLAPFKATWTRELHEAEGKADITLQALQVALARR, from the coding sequence ATGGCTGCCATGCTCGACCATGTGGTTGCCCAGGTGCTGGCCGTCCAGGTGCGCCTGCTGGCGTGCCGTGAGCGGTTGGCTGCGGATGTCGACAGCGAAGCGCTGCATGACCTGCGTATCAGCCTGAGGCGCCTGCGCAGCCTGCTGCGGCCCTTGCGCGGCCTGCCGGGCGTGGAGCAGCTCGAGGATGCGGCGAAGGCCTTGGGCACCTTGACGACCCCCCTGCGTGATCGTGAGGTGCTGGCGGCGCACCTGATCGGGCGGGGCCATGAACAGGCCGGGCGCCAACGCCTGCAGGGCAGGGCTGAGACCTTCGCCAGCGTGGCCGCCAGCCGCCAGCTCACCCGGGTGCTGGCCATCGTCGATAACTTCCCGTTGTTCCTGCGGGTCAGTGACCGCGAAGGCCTGGTGGACGAACTGGGCAAACGTATCGACAAGCGCCTGCGCAAGCAGTGGCGCAAGCTGGAAAAGGCCCTGGCCGACCCGGCCCACGACCGTCATCGCTTGCGCCTGCTGATCAAGCGGGCGCGTTACGGCGACGACGCTTACCCACAGCTAAGGCATGCCGGCAAGAAGCTGCAACGGCTGCTCAAGCAGGCCCAGGGCGACCTGGGCGACTGGCACGACCGCGTCCAGTGGTTGTTGCTGGCGCGCGAGCACGCCGACCTTGCGCCCTTCAAGGCGACCTGGACGCGCGAACTGCACGAGGCCGAGGGCAAGGCCGATATCACGCTGCAGGCCCTGCAGGTGGCCCTGGCGCGTCGTTAG
- a CDS encoding Mpo1-like protein — MSKRLPNLPAWQWRGYHHNHRHPTNLVLHLIAVPLFILGALLVLSGLFGLDLSQVAVGVIALAAGLGLQRQGHRLEAEQPEPFANRKDALQRLLTEQFITFPRFVISGAWWRAWRERRKHHR; from the coding sequence ATGAGCAAACGCCTGCCCAACCTGCCCGCCTGGCAATGGCGTGGCTACCACCACAACCACCGGCACCCGACCAACCTGGTGCTGCACCTGATCGCCGTGCCGTTGTTCATCCTCGGGGCGCTGCTGGTGCTCTCGGGCCTGTTCGGCCTGGACCTGAGCCAGGTCGCCGTCGGCGTGATCGCCCTGGCCGCGGGCCTAGGTCTGCAGCGCCAGGGGCATCGCCTGGAAGCCGAACAACCGGAGCCGTTCGCCAACCGCAAGGATGCCCTGCAGCGTCTTCTGACCGAGCAATTCATCACCTTTCCGCGCTTCGTTATCAGTGGTGCCTGGTGGCGTGCCTGGCGCGAACGCCGTAAGCATCACCGATGA
- a CDS encoding methyl-accepting chemotaxis protein: MGAWLSNISLRYKFWAVNAVAFITTLLLVLYAVHLEQQARAEGARDTAAAQAKLIDAWPAGQALPVQPNLVTWQIGQVPVIAEQPREALANAQGWVPLPHAWLLGDTPLLGAQVVRHGDQQVAVLAQAPSLRQVFFERFSRYALCVLILMLAMLCASQLLIRFLLSQLNTLKDVMLHVEKTGDLAARVPLSCGDEVGQMAGAFNAMQTTYHRIVSTVAHTAAQLDAGAARLAASMDEVRHGMIGQQSETDQAATAINEMSATVHHIAQHAGATRDLSQSADTLAGSGQAVVSRVQGSIAGLSGGVQQTAEMIRQLAEDSQRINGVVGVIHSIAEQTNLLALNAAIEAARAGDLGRGFAVVADEVRNLARRVQSSTDEITGMVAALQAGTRDAVDFMQESSYKADDCVKQAQEAGEALAEITSAVAQMRESNTQIAVAAQQQSQVAEEMNRAVVSIRDVTEQTVQQTVDSATTSSELASLAAQLNKAIGQLKL, translated from the coding sequence ATGGGTGCCTGGCTTAGCAATATTTCCCTTAGATACAAGTTTTGGGCCGTCAATGCGGTGGCCTTCATCACTACCTTGCTGCTGGTGCTCTACGCGGTGCACCTGGAACAGCAGGCGCGCGCCGAGGGCGCCCGCGACACGGCCGCCGCCCAGGCCAAGCTGATCGACGCCTGGCCTGCGGGGCAGGCCCTACCCGTGCAGCCCAACCTGGTGACCTGGCAGATCGGCCAGGTCCCGGTCATCGCCGAACAACCACGCGAGGCCCTGGCCAACGCCCAGGGCTGGGTCCCGCTGCCCCATGCCTGGCTCCTGGGCGACACCCCGCTGCTGGGCGCCCAGGTCGTGCGCCATGGCGACCAGCAAGTCGCCGTATTGGCCCAGGCGCCGAGCCTGCGCCAGGTATTCTTCGAGCGCTTCAGTCGCTATGCCCTATGCGTGCTGATCCTGATGCTGGCGATGCTCTGTGCCTCGCAGTTGCTCATCCGCTTCTTGCTCAGCCAGCTGAACACCCTCAAGGACGTGATGCTCCACGTGGAGAAGACCGGCGACCTGGCCGCTCGCGTGCCGCTGTCCTGCGGCGATGAAGTCGGCCAGATGGCAGGCGCCTTCAATGCCATGCAAACCACCTACCACCGCATCGTCAGCACCGTGGCGCACACGGCGGCGCAGCTGGACGCCGGCGCCGCGCGCCTGGCCGCGAGCATGGATGAGGTGCGCCACGGCATGATCGGCCAGCAGAGCGAAACCGACCAGGCAGCCACGGCCATCAATGAAATGTCTGCCACTGTGCACCATATCGCCCAGCACGCCGGCGCCACCCGCGACCTCTCCCAGAGCGCCGACACCCTGGCCGGCAGCGGCCAGGCCGTGGTCAGCCGGGTACAGGGCTCGATCGCCGGATTGTCCGGCGGAGTCCAGCAGACCGCCGAGATGATCCGCCAACTGGCCGAGGACAGCCAGCGCATCAACGGCGTGGTCGGGGTGATCCACAGCATCGCCGAGCAGACCAACCTGCTGGCCTTGAACGCAGCCATCGAGGCCGCCCGGGCCGGCGACCTGGGCCGTGGCTTCGCCGTGGTGGCAGACGAGGTGCGCAACCTGGCCAGGCGTGTGCAAAGCTCCACGGATGAAATCACCGGCATGGTCGCGGCCTTGCAGGCCGGCACCCGGGATGCGGTGGACTTCATGCAGGAGAGTTCGTACAAGGCCGATGACTGCGTCAAGCAGGCCCAGGAGGCCGGCGAAGCACTGGCAGAGATCACCAGTGCCGTGGCGCAGATGCGCGAGAGCAACACCCAGATCGCGGTGGCCGCGCAACAGCAGAGCCAGGTCGCCGAGGAAATGAACCGGGCGGTGGTCAGCATCCGCGATGTCACCGAACAGACCGTTCAACAGACGGTCGACTCGGCCACCACCAGCAGCGAACTGGCGAGCCTGGCCGCACAGCTGAACAAGGCCATCGGCCAGCTCAAGCTATAG
- a CDS encoding TatD family hydrolase, giving the protein MQLIDIGVNLTNSSFHDQQAAVVERAVQAGVVQMIVTGTSLGVSEQAMELALQLDPEGHHLFTTAGVHPHDASTWDSASEDRLRQLLAQPRVRAVGECGLDFNRDFSPRPLQEKALHAQLALAADLQLPVFLHERDASERLLAILQDYRDHLPAAVVHCFTGEREALFAYLDLDLHIGITGWICDERRGTHLHPLVGNIPKGRLMLESDAPYLLPRSLRPKPKSGRNEPAFLPEVLREVALHRGEGSEETAAHTTATAQAFFRLV; this is encoded by the coding sequence ATGCAACTGATCGATATCGGCGTCAACCTGACCAACAGCAGCTTCCATGACCAACAGGCCGCCGTCGTCGAACGCGCCGTGCAAGCGGGCGTGGTGCAGATGATCGTCACCGGCACCAGCCTGGGTGTCAGCGAACAGGCCATGGAACTGGCCTTGCAGCTGGACCCGGAAGGCCACCACCTGTTCACCACCGCAGGCGTCCACCCCCACGATGCCAGCACCTGGGACAGCGCCAGCGAGGATCGATTGCGCCAGCTCCTGGCGCAGCCGCGCGTGCGCGCCGTTGGCGAATGCGGCCTGGATTTCAACCGCGACTTCTCCCCTCGCCCGCTCCAGGAAAAAGCCCTGCATGCACAACTGGCCCTGGCCGCCGACCTGCAATTGCCGGTGTTCCTTCACGAGCGCGATGCCAGCGAGCGGCTGTTGGCGATCCTCCAGGACTACCGCGACCACCTGCCCGCCGCCGTGGTGCACTGCTTCACCGGCGAGCGCGAGGCCTTGTTCGCCTACCTGGACCTGGACCTGCACATCGGCATCACCGGCTGGATCTGCGATGAGCGCCGCGGCACCCACCTGCACCCGCTGGTCGGTAACATCCCCAAAGGCCGCCTGATGCTTGAAAGCGACGCGCCCTACCTGCTGCCGCGCAGCCTGCGGCCCAAGCCCAAGAGTGGGCGCAACGAGCCGGCCTTCCTGCCCGAGGTGTTGCGCGAGGTGGCGCTGCATCGGGGCGAAGGTTCGGAAGAGACGGCAGCCCATACCACCGCCACGGCGCAGGCGTTCTTCCGGCTGGTGTAA